Genomic segment of Apus apus isolate bApuApu2 chromosome 9, bApuApu2.pri.cur, whole genome shotgun sequence:
TCCATCCTCACTAAAAATGTGCCAAAACTGCTTTGAGAGGTGCCATCCAGAGTGATCAAATTCCAGATCATAGAGTTAACTGCAATTACGTGGGAATAATGAGCAACAAATTGTAATCCTGCACCAGAGAACTCCACAAATTCCCATTTAATCTTTCTTAGTGAGGATTATGGGGGATTattaacattattattttccttggaCAGAATCAAATCTGCCAGAATGGTTTTCCAAAAGACAACACCCTGAAAAAAAGTACCTAAGtgacctggagaagagacagcatcctggaaaaaaagatgttgagGAAGACAAATCTTATGGAGACATTCAGAAGAGGCAGCATCCAGGAAAAAGAGAGATCGAGGATGACCTTAGCAGCTATCTGGAGCTGAGAAAGCGACAGCATCCTGGCAGAAGGTCACAGCCAGATCAGAACACTGACATCCCTAGTGCACAGCTAACCTACTTGAACGAGTTATCCAAACGGCAGCATCCAGGCAGAAGGTCCCTGACCTACAAGCGCCAGCGTCCCCGCCAGAGAGGCTGGAATCCTGAGGTAGGCCTAAGTGACCCATACAGCGAGAAACGTCAGCACCCTGGAAAAAGGCACTGGAACTCTGACAGCCCAGATGATGCAGGGCCCTGCAACTTTCAGGACTCCTCCACCTGTAGCCAAGGCAGCTTGCTGCTTGATTTTGTAGCAAATGTTAGTAAAGACAGGgtagaagaaaaacatcagcACCCAGGAAAGAGATTAGGATGGGAGAGTGAAACAGAGGAATGAGAGAATAGTTGTGTATTGTTTGCATTTGGTGAAGTAAACTGCCAGATCACTAAAACATTCTGTTCACTCCCTTTAGGCTTCCTGCTACTTATCTCTGCACCTATTTTTCAGTGCATTAATGTTCCCATTTCAGTTAATGGCTTTGTCACACGCTTAAAGTAAAGGAACTAAAGGATCCAGTAGAATGGGACAGGCAAGTACTGAGAGTCTTCAACTCCCTCACTTTAGAAAGTTAAGAGTGCTCATTTCCCTATGGGCCAAGACCCCACCATAGTCCCACTGTGTGTGTCCTATTTTCTGCTCCCAAATGACAAAAACAGGGTCTTAAATATCTGTTCTGATGCTACTGAAGGGGAATAATTAAATGGTTTCCTCTCACGTCAGTGAAACCAGGAAATTAatagagaaagaagaaaagaacatatgccaattatttaaaaattaaattgaagaGGTTTTCAATTCCAAATTATACATTACTGAGACCTGAACCCTTGTACACTATGATCTGTCCAAAAACTAAGCACTAAACAGAGATAGGAACTTTTCCAACTGGAACAGAATAGATGACTGACTCCATAGTTTGACTGGGACCTGGCATACAGAACCCCTTCTCATCTAAGAGGCTGCACAGTGCGACTGGTTAATGCACCCCAGAGCATCTCCACTGCAATTGTGAACCTGACTGCCTACCCCCGTGCTAGGACCCCCACCTTTGGTGTGTCCACATTTCAGTCCTGTCTCTTGAAATCATGCCTTCTCCTCAGACATTTAAATATAAACCAAGCAGACATCCTTTTCTTCCAATAAGGATTTCTGATTTCTCTCCTCTCAAAGGAATGCTTTTACTCTCCATGGCCAGACTCCCAAAAGTGTTCATTTGATATGAATGATTCAATAAAGATCAGTTGTCAACTCTGGGTGTCCTTACTGGTTGTGCAAACATACTGTAAAAgtgaaaaacataaaaccagCCCAAGctaatagatagatagatacagatagataaataaattactatcaaaaggtattt
This window contains:
- the TRH gene encoding thyrotropin releasing hormone yields the protein MSPLQLPLLLLCLTLCGVCLNGGQPLPEGSEDMGRSPLDDILQTSENLLLQSVLKKAEKEEEINKESNLPEWFSKRQHPEKKYLSDLEKRQHPGKKDVEEDKSYGDIQKRQHPGKREIEDDLSSYLELRKRQHPGRRSQPDQNTDIPSAQLTYLNELSKRQHPGRRSLTYKRQRPRQRGWNPEVGLSDPYSEKRQHPGKRHWNSDSPDDAGPCNFQDSSTCSQGSLLLDFVANVSKDRVEEKHQHPGKRLGWESETEE